The Desulforegula conservatrix Mb1Pa genome includes a region encoding these proteins:
- the recO gene encoding DNA repair protein RecO, translated as MNSFSAQSIILWKKEYGENDLIIFLLAEGYGRITAIAKNAKKSVKRFGGVLELFTLIDAELKTTRNQAFYILSEVSLESPYERIRTDFLKTAHASYWAEILNGWIEEGHPQDEIFQLFRTSLENLDEDRVPAETLGIIFQIKLLQLSGLSPDFSSCLGCGLEIDRIHDKRLLFDIKDGRTICGSCSSKSHDGKKLRISKGTLNELRWIQKNTCSMAMRLRLNQVSISESRAILERFLPFHMGKDINSLRFLNILRHEI; from the coding sequence ATGAATTCGTTTTCAGCCCAGAGCATAATACTCTGGAAGAAAGAATATGGAGAAAATGATCTGATCATTTTTCTTCTTGCTGAAGGGTATGGAAGAATCACTGCCATTGCAAAGAATGCAAAAAAAAGTGTAAAGCGTTTTGGTGGGGTTCTTGAACTTTTTACCCTGATTGATGCGGAACTTAAAACCACGAGGAACCAGGCATTTTACATTCTTTCAGAGGTTTCCCTCGAGTCCCCGTATGAAAGAATTAGGACGGACTTCTTAAAGACCGCCCATGCCAGCTACTGGGCAGAAATTCTTAATGGCTGGATAGAAGAAGGCCATCCCCAGGATGAGATTTTTCAGCTCTTCAGAACCTCGCTTGAAAATCTTGATGAGGACAGAGTACCTGCTGAAACGCTTGGAATAATATTTCAGATAAAGCTCCTGCAACTTTCCGGGCTTTCTCCTGATTTCAGCTCTTGTTTAGGGTGTGGCCTGGAAATAGATCGTATCCATGATAAGAGGCTTTTGTTTGATATCAAGGATGGCAGAACAATCTGCGGTTCATGTTCATCCAAAAGCCATGATGGAAAGAAATTAAGAATTTCCAAGGGCACACTGAATGAGCTGAGATGGATTCAGAAAAATACTTGTTCCATGGCCATGCGTTTACGCCTTAATCAAGTATCGATAAGTGAAAGCAGGGCTATCTTAGAGAGATTTCTTCCTTTTCATATGGGCAAGGACATTAACAGTCTCCGTTTTTTGAACATTTTGAGACACGAAATATAG
- a CDS encoding GHMP family kinase ATP-binding protein, whose product MDIRKIIDANPLKASAPCRVDLGGTLDLPAMHYPLKHISPCTFNIALDMRTRIKISPYAIGKVKISSKGFDDAEFDSDALPFRHPMGLIFAIAAHFNLDGVHIEISSESPPRSALGGSSVAAVALVGAIKYLLSENKGLELVSDPLFRKDVCLTAHAIESGTAGVPCGYQDQLAAAFGGVNLWSWLACANGNPYKKEEIPVKNKSLKDNILVAYCGKPHVSADVNSEWMRRFAEGERKPWIKISDLTRRFYKAFLASDWSSASTIMNEETEIRLEMTPDVLDETGKKLYESAKKIQCGSRFAGAGGGGCVWAIGSSDNISKLKNEWAGILESSDGGSLLETDVDTEGFRIDE is encoded by the coding sequence ATGGATATAAGAAAGATTATTGATGCCAATCCCTTAAAGGCTTCGGCTCCGTGCAGGGTGGATCTGGGCGGAACCCTCGATCTCCCTGCTATGCATTATCCCCTTAAGCATATTTCACCATGCACCTTTAATATAGCCCTTGATATGAGGACGAGAATAAAAATCAGTCCTTATGCTATTGGCAAAGTAAAGATCAGCTCCAAAGGATTTGATGACGCCGAATTTGATTCTGATGCTCTTCCTTTCAGGCATCCAATGGGGCTTATTTTTGCCATAGCCGCTCATTTTAATCTTGATGGCGTCCATATTGAAATATCTTCTGAATCTCCTCCAAGAAGCGCACTCGGAGGATCTTCCGTTGCTGCTGTCGCTCTTGTGGGCGCAATAAAATATCTGCTATCTGAAAATAAAGGACTTGAGCTTGTTTCTGATCCTTTATTCAGAAAAGATGTCTGTCTTACTGCCCACGCAATTGAAAGCGGTACAGCCGGGGTCCCATGCGGTTATCAGGATCAGCTTGCTGCAGCTTTTGGTGGGGTAAATCTCTGGTCATGGCTTGCATGCGCGAATGGCAATCCATATAAAAAAGAAGAAATTCCTGTAAAAAATAAGTCACTTAAAGATAATATACTCGTTGCATATTGCGGAAAGCCCCATGTGTCGGCTGATGTCAATTCAGAATGGATGAGACGTTTTGCTGAAGGCGAAAGAAAACCATGGATAAAAATTTCAGATCTTACACGCAGGTTTTATAAGGCTTTTCTTGCCTCTGACTGGAGTTCGGCTTCTACCATAATGAACGAGGAGACAGAAATTCGCCTTGAAATGACTCCGGATGTACTTGATGAAACAGGCAAAAAGCTATATGAATCAGCAAAAAAAATACAATGCGGTTCAAGATTTGCCGGAGCAGGCGGAGGCGGATGCGTATGGGCGATAGGATCGTCTGATAATATATCGAAGCTCAAAAATGAATGGGCCGGTATTCTTGAATCATCAGATGGCGGCAGTCTGCTTGAAACAGACGTCGATACCGAAGGTTT